The proteins below are encoded in one region of Oryzias melastigma strain HK-1 linkage group LG7, ASM292280v2, whole genome shotgun sequence:
- the LOC112159754 gene encoding 4-hydroxybenzoate polyprenyltransferase, mitochondrial-like — protein sequence MNAFHADEIDFDNEPHGSQVLTPACPHPPGKAAATQCNAKKASEPEPPRRDPLLQLVSLQKASGCWMLDAALASVLGKTSEELEKSKPEKVGH from the exons ATGAATGCCTTTCATGCAG ATGAAATTGATTTTGATAACg AACCACACGGGTCTCAAGTTTTGACACCAG CTTGTCCACACCCACCGG gTAAGGCTGCGGCGACACAATGCAACGCTAAAA AAGCCTCTGAGCCCGAGCCGCCCCGCAGAGaccctctgctgcagctggtttCCCTCCAGAAGGCGTCCGGCTGCTGGATGCTGGATGCAGCTCTTGCCTCAGTGTTGGGGAAAACTAGTGAGGAACTGGAGAAGTCAAAACCTGAAAAGGTGGGTCACTGA